The nucleotide sequence CTGTTTTAAAAGGAGGAAATAATATGAAGAAAGCAAGGCTTGTCACAGTGCTGCTCATTATCTTTGTGATAATCTCTCTGAGCGGTTGCAACATGGTCACGTCGAAGAGGCTAATTGTGTCCAACACCAGCTCAGGTATTGCCATCACGGGAGTACAGGTGAACCAATTCGTCGGTTCACGCATGATGCGGTTCGAAGATATGATGGGTGATGGGGAGACAATCGCTCCAGGAGAGAGCAGAACATTTCACATTGCCCCTTCCACCAGTTCAATTGGAACGGAGCTTACTGTTCAATACTCGTCTACCCTAAAATCGATTGGGTTCACATACGATTACCAAGTCGATGGAATTAATCGCCCTGTGACGGTATCTTTTGATGGGACGGATCTTTCCGTTTCTGGAAGCAACGCTGCGGTTTTGCAGGACAGTTGATTACTTCAACCAAACAATGGGAAGGTATCGGGTTACCTAAGAAGGACCATGTGAAATTATAATTCTCATGAATGTCCTCTGTTCCCGCCTCTTCCCTTGACTACCATAATTACCTCCTGTCGCCCGTCGAGGATCGCAGGGGGTTTTTCATATGCTTGACCCATGGGATTGGGCAAACTGTTTTACAAGATCGAGGATTCAATTCCCGTCTCTATAGGCAAGACCCTGGGATGAGCAGACCTCATGTCCTTCGATAAGGACAAGGGCTGGAGAACAGTGCTTTCTGGATATGCCCAAGGAACTTCTCTCCTCGGGGATTCCCACAGGTTTACCCAGCTTGGCAATACAATCCTGAGGAATTTAGGTGCGAGGTTTCTTGCTCCCATCAGGGAACAGATCATGCAACCACGAATGAAAGGTTGTCCTGTGGACCCAAACCTCCCTTGCATACGATGAATATGTACCATTTCCTTTTCACCATACTGCAGGAGTTTGTCCCTAGTTTCCTGGTAGATGAAATATGGATTAATAGAGCACTTGCGAAACAGACAGGAGAGAACCTAACTTTTCTTCTGAATCGCGGAACTGAGCGTACAGAGGTTTCTTCCCATTGATGGTCTTTTTGATAATGTAATATGGTTTGATTGCAGCCATGAGAGCCTCCTAGCCCTAGTTTAGTCTTTTTTGCAGGAGGTGTGAAGGATTTATGCTATTTCTTCTATCAGAGAGAATTTGCTCATCATATAAAAACAAATAACCCTACATAAGATCTTGTCTTATATAGGGTTGTTTTCTGCCCCCGGCGCGATTCGAACGCACGACCCCTTCCTTAGGAGGGAAGTGCTCTATCCAGCTGAGCTACGAGGGCAACACACAGCCGATACTACCCCAAATCCGGGTGAGGATGCAAGGGGCGAGTGAAATTAATTACTTCTTCAACAGGTCCCTGATTTCAGTCAGCAAAACGATATCAACAGGGGTTGGAGCAGGAGGTGCTGCCTCTGCCTCTGCTGCTGCTTCAGCTTTTTTCCTTGCCTCAATTCGTTCACGGATTCTGTTGATTGTCCTAACCATCATGAATACCACAAACGCGATGATGAGGAAGTCGATGATCCTCTGGATGAAAATCCCATACATGATGGCAACCTCTGTGGTTTGCTCTGTGGCCTCAGCAATGACAATTTTCAGATCAACGAAACTTACCCCACCCAAGAAGAGCCCGATCAAGGGCATCAGGATCTCTTTTACCAGGGAGTTGATGATTTCCTTGAATGCAGTACCAATAATGATACCGACGGCCATATCAATTACATTTCCCCTGGTGATGAATTTCTTGAATTCAGCAATCATACCTACTTTCTCAGCCATATGAACCTCCTGAAGCTTTTCAGTTTTCTCCAGTATAAATCCTAACCAGAGATTTCCCTACTGATTTCTCTGCGGTTTGCGACAATAGGTAGCTTTCAGAGAGGAATTTGAGTAATTGGGGGAAAATTTACAAATTGTCGTGGTTGAATGTTGCATAAATATACTAGTTAATGTATAAACTTAACCAATGTTTCGAAACGAAAATGTTTCAGCTTGTTCGATCAGTATATGGAGGTACTAATATGAAGAAAAGCCTGTTTGTCTGTTTTATTCTGGTGGCTTTGCTGGCTTCCCCCTTGTTTGCACAGGGTGGTGGAGAAGTATCCAGCCCAAAAATCGGTTTCATGGGGCCAATGAGTGGTGACTATGCCAACTATGGCGTGCTTAGCAACAACTCTACCATGCTTGCAGTGGAACAGTTCAATGCAAAGGGTGGATTTGGTGGCAAGGTACCTGTGGTGCTCGTTACTGAAGATTCCGAGGGTAACGTTGAGAAGGGCCTTTCTGCAATTGAGAAACTCTCCTCTGTTGATAATATTGCTGGACTTGTCGGTCCTGTATTCACCGGTGTAAGTTTTGCTGTTGGTGAACGTGTACAGAGTGAAGGCATCGTTATGATCAGTCCCTCTGCAACACACGCTGATATCACCAGCATTGGTGATTATGTATTCCGCACCGTTGTATCCGACGGTTTGCAGGGTGAGGTTGCTGGCAACTATTTCTATGGTGAACTTGGCTATCGCAATATTGCTGTCCTGTATGCAAAGAATGACTACAGCCAGGGTTTGTATGAAGGCATGACTGCTGCATTCGAGGCAGCAGGTGGAAAGGTAACTATTGCGGAATCCTTCCAGGTCGGCGACAAGGACTTCAAGACCCAGCTAACCAAGATTCGCAGTGCCAATCCTGAAGCAATCTACATCCCCAACTACACCGCTGAAATGGCTCAGATTCTCGAGCAGGCCAGTCAGTTGGGAATGGGTACTCCTTTCCTCTCCTGTGATGGATTCTCCAACCCTGAGATCTACGACCTTGCTGGTGAATTCACCGATGGCGTAATCTATGTTGGTCCTGCAAAGGTCAAGGAAAGTCCTGCATACAGTGATTTCGTTGCACAGTATGAAGCCAAGTTTGGTGTTGGTCCTGATAGTTTTGCAACCAACGCCTACGATGGTGCAAACATCCTGCTCCAGGCAATGGACAAGGTGTACAAGGCTACTGGTAAGTTTGACCGCTCTGCCATCCGTGATGCGGTTGCGGCTACCAAGGACTATGCTGGTGTCTCCGGTACCATCAACTTTGCAGAGAATGGTGACTTGGTTGCATACCAGGGACTTTACAAGGTCAACGGGACAACTCCTGAATACCTCGGTTCCTATACCGTCGTTGATGGAGCCCTTACCCAGGTGGACTAAGGTCTCTTTGCTTCCCGGTCTACTCGGGAAATGGGAAGACCGGTGTTGTTTACACCGGTCTTTTCATGTTATCGTACCTACTAGTTTTCGTATGAAGGAGAGAGCATCGTGGGAATTGCCGAATTCTTTCAACATTTGATGAATGGCCTGACCTTGGGGGGCATCTATGCCCTGATAGCCCTAGGGTACACCATGGTGTACGGCATTCTGAAATTTATCAATTTCGCCCATGGTGACATATTAATGGCTGGGGCATATATTGGTCTGTTTGTGTTTGATGGACTGAGGGGGGATGCCCCGCTCGGAACTTGGACACTGATAGCCTTTTTCCTTGCCATGCTTATCAGTATGGGGTTCAGTGCCGTACTTGGTATGTCCATTGAGCGTATTGCGTATAAACCACTACGGGGAGCAACCAGACTTGCCCCGCTTCTCAGTGCTATTGGTGTTTCATTCATTCTCTCCAACAGTGCTGCATGGGCCTTTGGCACACACTCCAGGAAATTCAACTATCCCTTCGACAATACTCCAGTTCATATTGGGGATGTTGTTATTACGCCTCACCAGATTCTTATCTTGAGTGTTTCCTTGATTATGATGATCATTCTCAAGCTTTTCGTTGATAAGACCAGGATGGGGAAGGCCATGCGCGCAACCAGCTTGGATCAGGGAACAGCTATGTTGATGGGAATCAATGTTAACAAGGTCATCAGTATGACATTCGCAATCGGGAGTGCATTGGCCGCAGTTGGTGGTATCTTGATCGCTCTGGACTTCAAGGTCTACGCTACGATGGGCACCATGACAGGGCTTAAAGCCTTTGTTGCTGCTGTTGTTGGCGGAATCGGGAACATCAGCGGAGCCATGTTCGGAGGAATCTTGCTCGGTGTATTGGAAACCTTTGGTGTTGCCATCTTTGGTATTCCTACCGGTCTGAAGGATACCATTGCCTTTGGTGTATTGATTCTCATTCTCTTGATCAAGCCGGAAGGGCTGTTCGGCAAGGTCGAAAAGGAGAAGGTGTAATATGCTTAACTTTTTTCTACTGATATTGATTTACTCAGGCATCTATGCCCTTATGGCAATCGGACAGAATGTCATTACCGGTTATGGAGGCATGCTCAGCCTAACGCAGGCAGGTTTCTTTGCCATAGGCTCCTATGCAACGGCAATTCTCACCACCCAAGCAGGATGGTCCTTTTGGGCAACACTTCCTGTAGCGTTTGTAGTGAGTGCCCTTTTTGGTCTGCTGATCGGATTACCGACTCTCAGACTCAAGGGTGACTATCTGGCTATTGCTACCCTGGGATTTGGTGAAATTGTACGCAACGTATTGAACAACTGGGACTCACTGACCAATGGTCCGATGGGTATCCAAAGAATTCCCATGCCCGCCATTTTGGGATTCACCATCAATCCGTATAAAAAGTATGCCTTCCTGGTGATGGTGATTGTGTTCGTCATTATTGCCTACATTCTTTTCCAGCGTTTGGCTCGCTCGAGAATGGGTCGTGCTCTGGCTGCAGTCAGGGAAGATGAGATTGCCGCCCAATCCATGGGTATCAACATCACGAAGTACAAGGTCTATGCCTTTATTCTTGGCGCTTCGGTAGCTGGTATTGCTGGTTCCTTGCAGGCAGCGTTCACCCTCTCTGTCACCCCTGGAACCTATACCTTCATGGTTTCGGTCATGGTACTTTGTATGGTGGTTCTCGGTGGTATGGGCAACTTCAAGGCTTCAATCCTGGGTGCTTTCCTCATCCAGTTCATCAGCTATTTCCCTCAGCTCACCGGACTGTCCAGTGTCATTCCACCCCAGTTCAAGCAGATCCTGTTTGGTTTGATCCTGGTTGTTATGATGATCTGGAGACCACAGGGGATTCTTGGAAGAGAATCAACCAGGTATCGTAAGCGTGCTGCATCCACCACAGGAGGTGAACAATGATTCTGTTGGAAACAGAAGCTCTTACCAGAGCTTACGGAGGCGTTGTTGCCGTAAATAAAGTTGATTTTGAGGTGGAAAGTGGGCTGATCACCGGTCTCATCGGACCCAATGGGGCTGGAAAGACCACCCTGTTCAACAATATGACCGGTCTTGATATTCCTACCTCAGGAAAGGTTTGGTTCAATAATAAGGAGATCACCGGGTATCCTGCTCATAAAATATGTAGGATGGGTATTGCACGTACCTTCCAGAATATCCGCCTCTTCAAGGAACTCACCGTTGTTGAGAATGTCATGATTGGAAGACATTTCAAGACCGGGAAAAGTGAGACCAAGGGACGTTTTCTCAACGCTGTCAAGAGCTATGTAAAGTTGAGGGAAGAGGAAGAAGAGATCTATGAAAAAGCGTTGGACTGGCTCGATTTCTTCGATATGGGTGCTTCCAAGAATGAGCTTGCAAAGAATCTTCCCTATGGAAAACAACGTGAACTTGAGATTGCTCGCGCGCTTGCTACCGACCCAAAGCTGCTTTTCTTGGATGAACCAGCAGCCGGCATGAACCCACAGGAGACTGACCATCTGATGTCCACCATCAGAAAAATCAGGGACTTGGGAATTACGGTTGTTCTGATCGAGCATGACATGAAACTGGTGATGAACATCTGTGATACCATCACTGTCCTCAATTATGGGCAGAAACTTGCCCAGGGGACTCCCCATGAGATCAAGAAAAACCCGAGTGTCATCGAGGCCTATCTCGGTAAGGAAGAAGAATGAAAGAACTGCTCACGATAGATGACATTTCTGTTTCCTATGGGAACATCAAGGCACTGAAACAGGTCAG is from uncultured Sphaerochaeta sp. and encodes:
- the mscL gene encoding large-conductance mechanosensitive channel protein MscL, which translates into the protein MAEKVGMIAEFKKFITRGNVIDMAVGIIIGTAFKEIINSLVKEILMPLIGLFLGGVSFVDLKIVIAEATEQTTEVAIMYGIFIQRIIDFLIIAFVVFMMVRTINRIRERIEARKKAEAAAEAEAAPPAPTPVDIVLLTEIRDLLKK
- a CDS encoding ABC transporter substrate-binding protein, which encodes MKKSLFVCFILVALLASPLFAQGGGEVSSPKIGFMGPMSGDYANYGVLSNNSTMLAVEQFNAKGGFGGKVPVVLVTEDSEGNVEKGLSAIEKLSSVDNIAGLVGPVFTGVSFAVGERVQSEGIVMISPSATHADITSIGDYVFRTVVSDGLQGEVAGNYFYGELGYRNIAVLYAKNDYSQGLYEGMTAAFEAAGGKVTIAESFQVGDKDFKTQLTKIRSANPEAIYIPNYTAEMAQILEQASQLGMGTPFLSCDGFSNPEIYDLAGEFTDGVIYVGPAKVKESPAYSDFVAQYEAKFGVGPDSFATNAYDGANILLQAMDKVYKATGKFDRSAIRDAVAATKDYAGVSGTINFAENGDLVAYQGLYKVNGTTPEYLGSYTVVDGALTQVD
- a CDS encoding ABC transporter ATP-binding protein; this encodes MILLETEALTRAYGGVVAVNKVDFEVESGLITGLIGPNGAGKTTLFNNMTGLDIPTSGKVWFNNKEITGYPAHKICRMGIARTFQNIRLFKELTVVENVMIGRHFKTGKSETKGRFLNAVKSYVKLREEEEEIYEKALDWLDFFDMGASKNELAKNLPYGKQRELEIARALATDPKLLFLDEPAAGMNPQETDHLMSTIRKIRDLGITVVLIEHDMKLVMNICDTITVLNYGQKLAQGTPHEIKKNPSVIEAYLGKEEE
- a CDS encoding branched-chain amino acid ABC transporter permease; this encodes MGIAEFFQHLMNGLTLGGIYALIALGYTMVYGILKFINFAHGDILMAGAYIGLFVFDGLRGDAPLGTWTLIAFFLAMLISMGFSAVLGMSIERIAYKPLRGATRLAPLLSAIGVSFILSNSAAWAFGTHSRKFNYPFDNTPVHIGDVVITPHQILILSVSLIMMIILKLFVDKTRMGKAMRATSLDQGTAMLMGINVNKVISMTFAIGSALAAVGGILIALDFKVYATMGTMTGLKAFVAAVVGGIGNISGAMFGGILLGVLETFGVAIFGIPTGLKDTIAFGVLILILLIKPEGLFGKVEKEKV
- a CDS encoding branched-chain amino acid ABC transporter permease, giving the protein MLNFFLLILIYSGIYALMAIGQNVITGYGGMLSLTQAGFFAIGSYATAILTTQAGWSFWATLPVAFVVSALFGLLIGLPTLRLKGDYLAIATLGFGEIVRNVLNNWDSLTNGPMGIQRIPMPAILGFTINPYKKYAFLVMVIVFVIIAYILFQRLARSRMGRALAAVREDEIAAQSMGINITKYKVYAFILGASVAGIAGSLQAAFTLSVTPGTYTFMVSVMVLCMVVLGGMGNFKASILGAFLIQFISYFPQLTGLSSVIPPQFKQILFGLILVVMMIWRPQGILGRESTRYRKRAASTTGGEQ